A single window of Longimicrobiaceae bacterium DNA harbors:
- a CDS encoding DUF4123 domain-containing protein, with the protein MAERGDIRAALLLGRMYASGTGTPAPRRAGRRASPAEPDAQAWIGFRFLFRDDFPGVDEAEALDWITQTLWSGPWGIFAVADASLEELRRHFRRFLLVHSPEGEQMYFRYYDPRVLAGFLPLCAGAEALELFGPVTSYGIASQDAPVVTLIQRPTASQRLRIRRVEKPSSHDMRRVDVPDSTKRL; encoded by the coding sequence ATGGCGGAGCGTGGCGACATTCGCGCCGCCTTGCTACTCGGCCGCATGTACGCGAGCGGAACGGGCACTCCCGCACCCCGCAGAGCCGGGAGGAGGGCCTCCCCTGCGGAGCCGGACGCGCAGGCGTGGATCGGGTTCCGCTTCCTCTTCCGCGACGACTTTCCCGGAGTAGACGAGGCGGAGGCGCTCGACTGGATCACGCAGACGCTCTGGAGCGGCCCATGGGGCATCTTCGCGGTCGCGGACGCTAGTCTGGAGGAGCTGCGGAGGCACTTCCGGCGATTCCTCCTCGTCCACTCTCCGGAAGGTGAGCAGATGTACTTCCGCTACTACGACCCACGGGTGCTCGCGGGATTCCTCCCGCTCTGCGCCGGTGCGGAAGCCCTGGAACTCTTCGGTCCCGTTACCAGCTACGGCATCGCGAGTCAGGACGCTCCGGTGGTTACCCTGATTCAGCGCCCCACGGCCTCCCAGCGGCTACGGATTCGCAGAGTCGAAAAACCATCGTCACACGACATGCGCAGGGTTGATGTTCCAGATTCGACAAAGCGTCTATAA